From a single Chionomys nivalis unplaced genomic scaffold, mChiNiv1.1 scaffold_75, whole genome shotgun sequence genomic region:
- the LOC130869094 gene encoding LOW QUALITY PROTEIN: fibroblast growth factor receptor 3-like (The sequence of the model RefSeq protein was modified relative to this genomic sequence to represent the inferred CDS: inserted 2 bases in 1 codon), whose protein sequence is MGVLACLLVLCIVVGTRAASQPPTTEQRLVRKLPEVPGPEPSQQEQVVFGCGDTMELFCSVPGGAGTGCTVWSKDGTELVSSHRILVGPQRLQVLNVSHDDAGVYMCQQQLTQDVLCHFTVHVTEAPSSADDEDGVNVAEDTGAPYWTRPDRMDMKLLAVPATSTVRFHCAAAGNPTPSISWLKNGKEFRGEHRMGGIKLRHQHWSLVMESVVPSDSGYYTCVVQNKFGSIQQTYTLDVLERFPHRPILQAGLPENQTATLGSDVEFHCKVYSDAQPHIQWLKHVEVNGSKTGPDGKPYVTVLKTSGINTSNKELEVLSLRNITFEDSGEYTCLAGNYFGFSHHSAWLEVLPAERELAESSAAGRLSAGTISFWVGFSILVLTAAVTLCCLRRVSRKNLGSPNVDNSFCFTPEQQQVTSMNSDIPLVHIVHPVSREHTAMASISELELPADPKWEISRTRLTLGNSLGEGCFGQVFMAEAVGFNMDNTVKPVTVAVKMLKDGANDQDLLDLVSEMEMMKAIGKHKNIINLLGACTQGGPLYVLMEYAARGNLREFLRAQRPLSMEYYGASRLPEKQLTRKDLVSCAYQVARGMEYLASQKCIHRDLAARNVLVTEDNVMKIADFGLARDVHNLECYKKTTDGRLPVKWMAPESLFDGVYTHQSDVWSFGVLLWEIFTLGGSPYPGIPVEELFKLLKDGYRMHKPANCTHDLYGIMRECWHAVPSQRPTFKLLVEGLDGILTVTSTHVYLDLSMPFEQSLPGDDDTRSPSSLEIXLFTHNLLPPTQPRNWRPQT, encoded by the exons atgggagtcctggcttgcttgctagtgctatgcatagtggttgggaccagagctgcctcccaacctcctaccacagagcagagacttgtgaggaaactgccag AGGTcccaggccctgagcctagccagcaagagcaagtggtctttggctgtggggacaccatggagctgttctgctctgtgcctggaggtgccggcacaggctgcactgtctggtctaaggatgGCACAGAGCTGGTATCTTCCCACCGcatcctggtggggccccagaggttacaagtgctgaACGTTTCCCATGACGATGCCGGGGtctacatgtgccagcagcagctcactcaggatgtcctgtgccatttcactgtgcatgtgacag AGGCTCCATCCTCAGCTGATGATGAAGATGGCGTGAACGTGGCtgaagacacag gggccccttactggactcggccagaccgtatggatatgaaactgctggctgtgccagccaccagcactgtacgcttccactgtgcagctgctggcaatcccaccccctccatctcctggctgaagaatggcaaggaattccgaggggagcatcgcatggggggcatcaag cttaggcaccagcactggagcctggtcatggagagtgTGGTGCCTTCTGATAGTGGCTACTATACCTGCGTGGTTCagaacaagtttgggagcatccagcagacttacacactggatgtactgg agcgcttcccacatcggcccattttgcaggctgggctgccagaaaaccagacagccaccctaggaagtgatgtagagttccactgcaaggtgtacagtgatgcccaaccacacatccagtggctgaagcatgttgaggtgaatggcagcaagacaggcccggatggcaagccctatgtcaccgtactcaag acatcaggcattaacacaagcaacaaggagctagaagttctgtctttgcgcaatatcacctttgaggactcaggggagtacacctgtctggcaggcaattatttcggattttcccatcactctgcATGGCTGGAGGTACTGCCAG ctgagagagagctggcagagagcagtgcagctggcaggttatctgcaggcaccatcagcttctgggtgggcttctccatcttagtcttgactgcagctgtgacactctgctgcctgcgtagagtctcaagaaagaacctggggtCTCCCAAtgttgacaatagcttctgcttcacacctgagcaacag caggtgacctccatgaactctgatatacccttggtccacatcgtccacccagtttcaagagaacatactgcaatggccagtatttctgagcttgagctgccagccgacccaaagtgggaaatatctagaactcg gctgacacttggtaattctctaggagaaggctgctttggccaggtttttatggcagaggctgttggctttaacatggacaacactgtcaagcctgtcactgtggctgtgaaaatgctgaaag atggtgccaatgaccaggacttgttggacctggtgtctgagatggagatgatgaaagctattggcaagcacaagaacattatcaacctgttgggggcctgcacacagggtg GGCCATTGTATGTGCTGATGGAGtatgctgccaggggcaacctcCGGGAGTTCCTGCGGGCACAAAGGCCCCTAAGCATGGAATACTATGGTGcctccaggctgccagaaaaacagcttacccGCAAAGATCTGgtgtcctgtgcctatcaggtggcTCGAGGTATGGagtacctggcttctcagaag tgtattcacagagacttggctgctagaaacgtgttggtgactgaggacaatgtgatgaagattgcagattttggcTTGGCCCGTGATGTGCACAATTTGGAATGCTACAagaagaccacagat ggccggctacctgtgaagtggatggcACCAGAGTCCCTGTTTGATggagtctacacccaccagagtgatgt gtggtcctttggagtcctgctctgggagatctttacactggggggctcaccatatcctggcatcccagtggaagagcttttcaagctattgaaagatggctaccgcatgcacaagcctgccaactgcacacatgacct GTATGGGATCATGCGGGAATGTTGGCATGCAGTGCCTTCACAGAGGCCCACCTTCAAGCTTCTGGTAGAGGGTTTAGATGGCATCCTCACTGTGACATCAACCCAC GTATACCTGGACCTATCAATGCCTTTTGAGCAGAGCTTGCCAGGTGATGACGATACCAGGAGCCCCAGTTCCTTAGAGAT ACTGTTCACCCACAACCTGCTACCCCCAACCCAACCCAGGAATTGGAGGCCTCAGACATGA